In the Candidatus Cloacimonas sp. genome, CTATAATTCCCTTATGATAAAAGATATTATCTTCAAATCCACACCGAATATGACCGCCTGTAACCATCGCTATTAAAGAGGTTGGTATATGCCATTTACCGATTCCGGCAACAGCCCAAGTTGCTGTAGGTATTTCTTCTTTCAAATGTTCCATCATATACATCAAATTTTTGGGTTTACCACTCATTCCACCCGGGACGCCAAGAACGAATTGTATGTGTAAAGGACTGTGAGTTATGATTCCTTTTTTAATCAATCTGGCAATAGAATCTATCATTCCGGATTCATAAACCTCAATTTCAGGAATTACATTATATTCTTTGAATGCTTCTGCCAAGCGAATTATATCGGCGGGATGATTGACGAAGATATCGTCTCCAAAATTCAATGTTCCGGCATTAAGAGTGCCCATATCCGGTTTTAAAGATAAAGGAGCAAGGCGTTTTTCAAATTGTTCGCCAACGGCACCTCCCGTACTGATTTGAATGATCATTTCAGGAACTTCTTTCCGAATGGCAGAAATCGCTTCTTGAAATCGCTCCAAACGCTGAGAAGGTCTGCCGTCATCTTCTCTGATATGTAAGTGAATAACCCGTGCTCCTGCCTCAAAACAATTTTTTGCCTCCCTTGCTTGTTCTTCGGGTGTAATAGGTAAATTGGGTTGATCCCGGCGAGTTGTTTCAGCACCGGTGATAGCAGCAGTTAAAATTAAGGGTTCCATAATAATACCTCTATATATTTAATTCTTTTTATCATATATTATATTCTATTT is a window encoding:
- a CDS encoding 3-keto-5-aminohexanoate cleavage protein; the encoded protein is MEPLILTAAITGAETTRRDQPNLPITPEEQAREAKNCFEAGARVIHLHIREDDGRPSQRLERFQEAISAIRKEVPEMIIQISTGGAVGEQFEKRLAPLSLKPDMGTLNAGTLNFGDDIFVNHPADIIRLAEAFKEYNVIPEIEVYESGMIDSIARLIKKGIITHSPLHIQFVLGVPGGMSGKPKNLMYMMEHLKEEIPTATWAVAGIGKWHIPTSLIAMVTGGHIRCGFEDNIFYHKGIIAESNAQLIGRLARIAEEIGRPLATPEQARQILALNK